One segment of Zhihengliuella halotolerans DNA contains the following:
- a CDS encoding phospho-sugar mutase, producing the protein MSASNDARTYPPVDLVAEARRWIGEDPDSTTAADLARVLEAAEAGDAAARADLTSRFATTLAFGTAGLRAELGAGPNRMNRVVVRRTAAGLAAHLLGIAAGAYAPRAVIGYDARHNSDVFAEETAAIFTAAGIDAFLLPSALPTPVLAYAVRALDAEAGVMVTASHNPPRDNGYKVYLGGRAVDDAGRGAQIVAPADAAIAAKIDYDGPLAAIQLADDGWTVLPESIADEYAGAVVALSPATEANRAERSATSIVLTSLHGVGSATMLGVFDRAGFSHVTPVIEQAEPDPDFPTVAFPNPEEPGAMDLALATAERVGADLVIANDPDADRCAAAVDVPGSGWRMLRGDEVGALLGSHVASGIASGLAAGNDDGAAAPVFANSIVSSRLLGRIAAAHGIEHHETLTGFKWISRVPRLTFGYEEALGYCVAPDLARDKDGMSAALVLADLAASLKASGGSLPQRLDELAVEHGLFATDQLSVRVDSLARLGEMMARLRAAPPSSLAGSPITRAQDLGTGGDLPPTDALLYVSGDDSRVIVRPSGTEPKLKAYLEVVEPVASVPDLPAARERAGERLAAVKNDIAAALNA; encoded by the coding sequence ATGAGCGCCTCCAACGACGCCCGCACCTACCCGCCCGTGGATCTGGTCGCCGAAGCCCGCCGCTGGATCGGGGAAGACCCTGACAGCACGACGGCGGCAGATCTCGCCCGGGTGCTCGAGGCCGCCGAGGCCGGCGACGCCGCCGCCCGGGCAGACCTGACGTCCCGCTTTGCCACGACCCTCGCCTTCGGCACCGCCGGCCTGCGCGCCGAACTCGGTGCCGGGCCGAACCGCATGAACCGGGTTGTTGTCCGCCGCACCGCGGCCGGACTGGCCGCGCACCTGCTCGGCATTGCCGCCGGCGCCTACGCCCCGCGCGCCGTGATCGGCTACGACGCTCGGCACAACTCGGACGTCTTCGCCGAGGAGACCGCGGCGATCTTCACCGCCGCGGGGATCGACGCGTTCCTGCTGCCCTCGGCCCTGCCCACGCCCGTGCTGGCTTACGCGGTCCGAGCGCTCGACGCCGAAGCGGGCGTGATGGTCACCGCGAGCCACAATCCGCCCCGGGACAACGGCTACAAGGTCTACCTCGGCGGGCGCGCGGTCGACGACGCCGGCCGCGGCGCGCAGATCGTCGCACCCGCCGACGCGGCGATCGCCGCGAAGATCGACTACGACGGCCCGCTGGCGGCCATCCAGCTCGCGGACGACGGATGGACGGTGCTGCCGGAGTCGATCGCCGACGAGTACGCGGGCGCCGTCGTCGCCCTCTCCCCCGCCACCGAGGCCAACCGCGCCGAGCGTTCGGCGACGAGTATCGTGCTCACGTCGCTGCACGGCGTCGGCTCCGCGACGATGCTGGGTGTCTTCGACCGTGCCGGATTCTCCCACGTCACCCCCGTGATCGAGCAGGCCGAACCAGACCCGGACTTCCCGACGGTCGCCTTCCCGAACCCGGAGGAGCCGGGGGCCATGGACCTGGCTCTCGCGACCGCGGAGCGCGTGGGCGCCGACCTCGTGATCGCCAACGACCCGGACGCCGACCGCTGCGCCGCCGCGGTTGACGTCCCGGGCTCCGGGTGGCGGATGCTGCGCGGGGACGAGGTCGGTGCGCTGCTCGGCTCGCACGTCGCCTCGGGCATCGCCTCTGGCCTCGCCGCGGGCAACGACGACGGCGCAGCAGCGCCGGTGTTCGCGAACTCGATCGTCTCCTCGCGCCTGCTCGGCCGTATCGCAGCAGCGCACGGGATCGAGCATCACGAGACACTGACCGGGTTCAAGTGGATCTCCCGAGTCCCGCGCCTGACCTTCGGGTACGAGGAGGCGCTCGGCTACTGCGTCGCCCCGGACCTGGCGCGCGACAAGGACGGGATGTCCGCCGCGCTCGTGCTCGCCGACCTGGCCGCCTCGCTCAAGGCCTCCGGCGGGTCGCTTCCGCAGCGGCTGGACGAGCTCGCCGTCGAGCACGGCCTCTTCGCGACCGACCAGCTCTCGGTCCGCGTCGACTCCCTGGCCCGGCTCGGAGAGATGATGGCGCGCCTGCGCGCGGCGCCGCCGTCGTCGCTGGCCGGATCCCCGATCACCCGGGCGCAGGACCTGGGCACGGGTGGGGACCTGCCGCCGACCGACGCGCTGCTGTATGTCAGCGGGGACGACTCGCGCGTGATCGTGCGCCCGTCCGGGACGGAACCCAAGCTCAAGGCCTACCTCGAAGTGGTGGAACCGGTCGCCTCCGTGCCCGACCTGCCCGCCGCCCGCGAGCGGGCCGGCGAACGGCTCGCCGCCGTGAAGAACGATATTGCCGCAGCGCTCAACGCGTGA
- the deoC gene encoding deoxyribose-phosphate aldolase has protein sequence MTNIASYIDHTLLKQDATEEDVLKVAAEAKEYRFKSVCVNPVWVPAVARALSGSDVLTCSVIGFPFGATLTSVKAFEAAEAIKAGADEIDMVIDIAAAKRGDEEALVADIRAVAEAVHAGGAILKVIIETAMLTDEAKVLACRASVAAGADFVKTSTGFGGGGATVEDVRLMRETVGPDLGVKASGGVRSLEDAQAFIEAGATRLGASSGVAIVEGEQSSAAY, from the coding sequence ATGACGAACATCGCCAGCTACATCGACCACACGCTCCTGAAGCAGGACGCGACTGAAGAGGACGTCCTGAAGGTGGCCGCCGAGGCCAAAGAGTACCGCTTCAAATCCGTCTGCGTGAACCCCGTGTGGGTGCCCGCGGTGGCGCGCGCGCTGAGCGGCTCAGACGTCCTGACCTGCTCCGTGATCGGCTTCCCGTTCGGCGCCACCCTGACCTCCGTCAAGGCCTTCGAGGCGGCGGAGGCCATCAAGGCCGGCGCCGACGAGATCGACATGGTGATCGACATCGCCGCCGCGAAGCGCGGCGACGAGGAAGCGCTGGTCGCCGACATCCGCGCGGTCGCCGAGGCCGTGCACGCCGGCGGCGCGATCCTCAAGGTCATCATCGAGACCGCCATGCTCACGGACGAGGCGAAGGTCCTGGCCTGCCGGGCTTCGGTGGCGGCCGGCGCCGATTTCGTCAAGACGTCGACCGGATTCGGCGGCGGCGGCGCGACGGTCGAGGACGTGCGGCTCATGCGCGAGACGGTCGGCCCGGATCTCGGCGTCAAGGCCTCCGGCGGCGTCCGGTCGCTCGAGGACGCGCAGGCGTTCATCGAGGCCGGCGCAACGCGGCTCGGGGCGAGCTCCGGAGTTGCTATTGTAGAGGGCGAACAATCTTCGGCCGCCTACTAG
- a CDS encoding YtxH domain-containing protein has product MRILTFLAGAALGYVLGARAGREKYEAIRDKASELWDDPRTQEQVSRVTSAVEEKAPQVASYVKEKSPQVAEKVREAASKVSKHDNGTA; this is encoded by the coding sequence ATGCGCATTCTGACCTTTCTTGCCGGCGCCGCCCTGGGGTACGTGCTGGGCGCACGGGCAGGTCGCGAGAAGTACGAGGCCATCCGAGACAAGGCCTCCGAGCTGTGGGACGATCCACGCACGCAGGAGCAGGTCTCGCGCGTGACGTCCGCCGTCGAGGAGAAGGCCCCGCAGGTCGCCTCCTACGTCAAGGAGAAGTCTCCTCAAGTCGCCGAGAAGGTCCGCGAAGCGGCGTCGAAGGTCTCCAAGCACGACAACGGCACCGCCTAG
- a CDS encoding polysaccharide deacetylase family protein, whose protein sequence is MVPKRVRCFVAAAVLALALSGCGLSGMGADEPAAGPSSTPETEPPPASEPAPDSEEKALETARLQVAQYDYAAALETVEGLEGEMAEAVRADVKEQQGRAREWPDNATVPHLFFHSLIVDPERAFAPGPSAQGYDDYMVTLDEFEAVLASLYERGYVLVDPHDLATMRDGVMTANPILLPEGKKPLVLSQDDVNYYEYMTGDGFATDLALDDDGAVTSTYIDADGEVHRGAYDLPTVVDAFVAEHPDFSYRGSKGVLAVTGYNGVLGYRSSATEYGTGAATRKARAEAKKVATALKDSGWMFASHTWGHLGMTDASMARITRDAERWDAEVRPIIGDTDLLIYPFGADISGVPAYSGAKYRYLKSLGFDYFFGVDATRTHWVQQTDDYLRQARINVDGLTLRAELEGKRDVLGAFFDVEDVYDSARPD, encoded by the coding sequence ATGGTTCCGAAACGTGTCCGGTGCTTCGTCGCGGCGGCGGTCCTCGCCCTCGCCCTGAGCGGGTGCGGGCTCTCCGGTATGGGGGCCGATGAGCCCGCGGCCGGCCCATCGTCGACGCCTGAAACGGAGCCCCCGCCTGCTTCCGAACCGGCGCCCGACTCCGAGGAGAAGGCGCTCGAGACGGCACGACTCCAGGTGGCTCAGTACGACTACGCGGCCGCCCTCGAGACCGTGGAGGGACTGGAGGGCGAGATGGCCGAGGCCGTGCGCGCCGACGTGAAGGAGCAGCAGGGCCGGGCGCGCGAGTGGCCGGACAACGCGACCGTGCCGCACTTGTTCTTCCACTCACTGATCGTCGACCCCGAGCGCGCCTTCGCCCCCGGCCCCAGCGCGCAGGGTTATGACGATTACATGGTTACACTCGACGAGTTCGAGGCTGTGCTCGCCTCTCTCTACGAGCGCGGCTACGTCCTCGTCGACCCGCACGACCTCGCCACGATGCGGGACGGGGTCATGACGGCAAACCCGATCCTGTTGCCCGAGGGCAAGAAGCCTCTCGTCCTGTCCCAGGACGATGTCAACTACTACGAGTACATGACCGGCGACGGGTTCGCGACCGACCTGGCGCTCGACGACGACGGTGCCGTCACCAGCACGTACATCGACGCCGACGGCGAGGTGCATCGGGGCGCTTACGATCTGCCCACCGTCGTCGACGCCTTCGTCGCCGAGCATCCCGACTTCTCCTACCGCGGCAGCAAAGGCGTCCTCGCGGTCACCGGATACAACGGCGTGCTCGGATACCGGAGCAGTGCGACCGAGTACGGCACCGGCGCGGCCACACGGAAGGCCCGGGCCGAGGCGAAGAAGGTCGCGACGGCGCTCAAGGATTCCGGCTGGATGTTCGCGTCCCACACGTGGGGGCACCTCGGCATGACGGACGCGTCGATGGCGCGCATCACCCGCGACGCGGAGCGCTGGGACGCGGAGGTGCGGCCGATTATCGGAGACACCGACCTGCTGATCTACCCGTTCGGGGCCGACATCAGCGGTGTGCCGGCCTATTCCGGGGCGAAGTACCGGTACCTCAAGTCGCTCGGCTTCGACTACTTCTTCGGCGTCGACGCCACGAGAACTCACTGGGTCCAGCAAACCGACGACTACCTGAGGCAGGCGCGCATCAACGTCGACGGCCTGACGTTGCGGGCGGAGCTCGAGGGCAAGCGCGACGTCCTCGGCGCTTTCTTCGACGTCGAGGACGTCTACGACTCGGCTCGTCCGGACTAG
- the mfd gene encoding transcription-repair coupling factor, which produces MSLSGLRAALSADSTYARIRQYASRPFDSRSQNLEVSAPTGLRAAVVAEAVDGLAAGGAGGADAVVLAVTATGRETEDLAAALEAYLPAASIAQFPSWETLPHERLSPRSDTVGRRLNVLRRLAHPDGGLKVVVAPIRAVVQPLVDGLGDLEPVHLAVGEDREFSAVVKALAEAAYSRVDMVTQRGEFAVRGGILDVFPPTEDHPLRIEFFGDEVEQMRWFSIADQRSLDAADGGAPSALYAPPCRELLITPDVMSRAARLKEAMPAAADMLEKIAGGVAVEGMESLAPVLAERLVPFVGQLPANSIAVVMEPERVRSRAHDLVATNEEFLAAAWSTASDGGSAPVDLSQAAGVAEALDAGGFADLADTLETALKAEVSWWAMTSLERDEDVVLDIDSLAVNAREPRGYRGDVAEMMEFIGSRIRDDWRIVVATDGPGPAQRLAELFHDADIPCHRVDSLEAEPTPGLIEITTAVAGRGFVFDGLRLGLLTEADLLGRSSAYAHGKKGRKLAAKRRNAVDPLQLTEGDFVVHEQHGIARFVELIQRKVGGAQAAMREYLVLEYAPSKRGAPGDRLFVPTDQLDQVTRYVGGEAPALSKMGGSDWSNTKSKARRAVKEIASELIRLYSARMASRGHAYAADTPWQGELEAAFPYTETPDQLTTINEVKEDMEKSIPMDRLVSGDVGFGKTEIAVRAAFKAVQDGKQVAVLVPTTLLARQHHETFTERFAGFPVRVEALSRFQTPKESKAILAGLVDGTVDVVVGTHRLLSATVEFKDLGLVIVDEEQRFGVEHKEALKHMRTNVDVLAMSATPIPRTLEMSLTGIRETSTLATPPEERHPVLTYVGAYTDRQVTAAIRRELMREGQVFFVHNRVSSIDSVAAKLRELVPEARVEVAHGKMSEAQLERIIVDFWERKFDVLVSTTIIETGLDISNANTLIVDRADAYGLSQLHQLRGRVGRGRERAYAYFLWNAEKPLGEVALERLKAVAAHNELGSGFQLAMKDLEIRGAGNLLGGEQSGHIAGVGFDLYLRLVGEAVADFRGDAEEKPVEMKIELPVNAHLPHDYVPGERLRLEAYRKLAAAIDGDSIDAVVEELKDRYGEPPAAAQNLIAVARFRVRARAAGLTDVASQGNFVKFAPADLPESKQMRMARMYKGAQVKPALNNAVLLPKPKTAPVGGRDLADGEILDWATQVLAALFEG; this is translated from the coding sequence ATGTCCCTGTCCGGTCTCCGCGCCGCGCTGTCCGCCGACTCCACGTACGCCAGGATCCGGCAGTATGCGTCGCGCCCCTTCGACTCCCGCAGCCAGAACCTCGAGGTCTCCGCGCCCACAGGCCTGCGCGCCGCGGTCGTCGCCGAGGCCGTCGACGGGCTGGCCGCCGGAGGAGCGGGCGGGGCCGACGCCGTCGTGCTGGCCGTCACGGCCACCGGCCGCGAGACAGAGGACCTCGCCGCCGCGCTGGAGGCCTACCTGCCGGCGGCGTCCATCGCGCAGTTCCCGTCCTGGGAGACGCTGCCGCACGAGCGCCTCTCGCCGCGTTCCGACACGGTCGGCCGGCGGCTCAACGTGCTGCGCCGGCTGGCCCACCCAGACGGCGGCCTCAAGGTCGTCGTCGCCCCGATCCGCGCCGTCGTGCAGCCCCTCGTCGACGGCCTCGGCGACCTCGAACCCGTGCACCTGGCGGTGGGGGAGGACCGGGAGTTCTCCGCCGTCGTGAAGGCCCTGGCCGAGGCCGCGTACTCGCGCGTCGACATGGTGACCCAGCGCGGAGAGTTCGCCGTCCGCGGCGGCATCCTCGACGTCTTCCCGCCCACCGAGGACCACCCGTTGCGCATCGAGTTCTTCGGCGACGAGGTCGAGCAGATGCGCTGGTTCTCGATCGCGGACCAGCGCTCGCTTGACGCCGCCGACGGTGGTGCCCCGAGTGCGCTCTACGCGCCGCCGTGCCGCGAACTGCTCATCACGCCCGATGTCATGTCACGCGCGGCCCGGCTCAAGGAGGCGATGCCGGCGGCCGCCGACATGCTCGAGAAGATCGCCGGCGGCGTCGCCGTCGAGGGCATGGAATCGCTCGCACCCGTGCTCGCCGAGCGCCTCGTCCCGTTCGTGGGACAGCTCCCGGCCAACTCGATCGCTGTCGTGATGGAGCCGGAGCGTGTGCGCTCGCGCGCCCACGACCTCGTTGCGACCAACGAGGAGTTCCTCGCCGCGGCGTGGTCGACGGCGTCCGACGGCGGCAGCGCGCCCGTCGACCTTTCGCAGGCCGCCGGGGTGGCCGAGGCCCTCGACGCGGGCGGCTTCGCCGACCTCGCCGACACGCTGGAGACCGCGCTCAAAGCGGAGGTCTCCTGGTGGGCGATGACCTCGCTCGAGCGGGACGAGGACGTGGTGCTCGACATCGACTCCCTCGCCGTGAACGCCCGCGAGCCGCGCGGCTACCGCGGCGACGTCGCCGAGATGATGGAGTTCATCGGCTCCCGCATCCGGGACGACTGGCGCATCGTCGTCGCCACCGACGGCCCGGGGCCGGCCCAGCGCCTCGCCGAGCTGTTTCACGACGCCGACATCCCGTGCCACCGCGTCGATTCCCTCGAGGCGGAGCCGACGCCCGGGCTCATCGAGATCACGACGGCAGTCGCCGGGCGCGGGTTCGTCTTCGACGGGCTGCGCCTCGGGCTGCTGACGGAGGCGGACCTGCTCGGCCGCTCGAGCGCCTACGCCCACGGCAAGAAGGGCCGCAAGCTGGCCGCCAAGCGGCGCAACGCCGTCGACCCCCTGCAGCTGACCGAGGGCGACTTCGTCGTGCACGAGCAGCACGGCATCGCGCGCTTCGTCGAGCTGATCCAGCGCAAGGTCGGCGGCGCACAGGCGGCCATGCGCGAGTACCTCGTGCTCGAGTACGCGCCGTCGAAGCGCGGCGCCCCGGGGGACCGGCTGTTCGTCCCGACCGACCAGCTGGACCAGGTCACCCGCTACGTCGGCGGCGAGGCGCCGGCGCTGTCGAAGATGGGCGGATCCGACTGGTCCAACACCAAGTCCAAGGCCCGGCGCGCGGTTAAGGAGATCGCCTCCGAGCTGATCCGCCTCTACTCGGCGCGCATGGCCAGCCGCGGTCACGCCTACGCGGCCGACACCCCTTGGCAGGGTGAACTCGAGGCCGCCTTCCCCTACACCGAGACCCCCGACCAGCTGACGACGATCAATGAGGTCAAGGAGGACATGGAGAAGTCGATCCCCATGGACCGACTCGTCTCCGGCGACGTCGGCTTCGGCAAGACGGAGATTGCCGTGCGCGCCGCCTTCAAGGCGGTTCAGGACGGCAAACAGGTCGCCGTGCTCGTCCCGACGACGCTGCTCGCCCGCCAGCACCACGAGACGTTCACCGAGCGCTTCGCCGGATTCCCCGTACGTGTCGAGGCGCTCTCGCGCTTCCAGACGCCCAAGGAGTCCAAAGCGATCCTCGCGGGGCTCGTCGACGGGACGGTCGACGTCGTCGTGGGCACGCACCGACTGCTGAGCGCGACGGTCGAATTCAAGGACCTCGGCTTGGTGATCGTCGACGAGGAGCAGCGCTTCGGCGTGGAGCACAAAGAGGCGCTCAAGCACATGCGTACCAACGTCGACGTGCTCGCGATGTCCGCGACGCCGATCCCGCGCACCCTCGAGATGAGCCTGACCGGGATCCGCGAGACGTCGACGCTGGCGACCCCGCCGGAGGAGCGGCACCCGGTGCTGACGTACGTCGGCGCCTACACCGACCGGCAGGTCACCGCCGCGATCCGCCGCGAGCTGATGCGCGAGGGGCAGGTCTTCTTCGTGCACAACCGCGTCTCGTCCATCGACTCCGTGGCGGCGAAGCTGCGAGAGCTCGTCCCGGAGGCCCGGGTCGAGGTCGCGCACGGCAAGATGAGCGAGGCACAACTCGAGCGCATCATCGTCGACTTCTGGGAGCGGAAGTTCGACGTGCTGGTCTCGACGACGATCATCGAAACCGGCCTCGACATCTCGAACGCGAATACGCTCATCGTGGACCGGGCCGACGCCTACGGCCTGAGCCAGCTGCACCAGCTGCGCGGCCGCGTGGGCCGTGGGCGCGAGCGCGCCTACGCCTACTTCCTCTGGAATGCCGAGAAGCCCCTCGGCGAGGTGGCGCTGGAGCGGCTCAAGGCTGTCGCAGCGCACAACGAACTCGGCTCGGGCTTCCAGCTGGCAATGAAAGACCTGGAGATCCGCGGCGCGGGCAACCTGCTCGGCGGCGAGCAGTCCGGCCACATCGCCGGGGTGGGCTTCGACCTGTACCTCCGGCTCGTCGGCGAGGCCGTCGCGGACTTCCGCGGCGACGCCGAGGAGAAGCCGGTGGAGATGAAGATCGAGCTGCCCGTGAACGCGCACCTGCCGCATGATTATGTTCCCGGCGAGCGGCTGCGGCTCGAGGCGTATCGAAAGCTCGCCGCCGCGATCGACGGCGACTCGATCGATGCCGTCGTCGAGGAGCTCAAGGACCGCTACGGCGAGCCGCCCGCCGCGGCGCAGAACCTGATTGCGGTGGCCAGGTTCCGGGTCAGGGCCCGGGCGGCCGGCCTGACCGACGTCGCCAGCCAGGGCAATTTCGTCAAGTTCGCCCCGGCCGACCTGCCCGAGTCCAAGCAGATGCGCATGGCGCGGATGTACAAGGGTGCTCAGGTCAAGCCGGCGCTGAACAACGCCGTGCTGCTCCCGAAGCCCAAGACCGCGCCGGTCGGCGGCCGGGATCTCGCCGACGGGGAGATCCTCGACTGGGCCACCCAGGTGCTTGCCGCCCTCTTCGAGGGCTGA
- a CDS encoding DUF2505 domain-containing protein, with amino-acid sequence MALNASTTLPYPADAVASVFADREFVQEVSAKAGGRLTDFEVTGPVTGAFDLKVVRAVPTDRLPDLARKFVGATMTVTQRESWSAPAADGSRTATITIDVAGAPVDVKATQKLVARGGETVVELDGKVTSSIPFMGGKIASAAEPYLGKALNLQAGAAKAWLDARN; translated from the coding sequence GTGGCCCTGAATGCCAGCACCACCCTGCCCTACCCCGCCGACGCCGTGGCGTCGGTCTTTGCCGATCGCGAGTTCGTGCAGGAGGTCAGCGCCAAGGCCGGCGGTCGTCTGACGGATTTCGAGGTCACGGGCCCGGTGACCGGCGCCTTCGACCTGAAGGTCGTGCGCGCCGTACCGACGGACCGCCTGCCCGACCTGGCCCGCAAGTTCGTCGGCGCCACCATGACGGTCACCCAGCGCGAATCCTGGTCAGCCCCGGCCGCCGACGGCAGCCGCACGGCCACCATCACGATCGACGTCGCCGGCGCCCCCGTGGACGTCAAGGCCACGCAGAAGCTCGTCGCGCGCGGCGGGGAGACCGTCGTCGAACTGGACGGAAAGGTCACCTCCAGCATCCCGTTCATGGGCGGCAAGATCGCTTCTGCCGCCGAGCCGTACCTCGGCAAGGCCCTGAACCTGCAGGCCGGCGCGGCCAAAGCGTGGCTGGACGCGCGCAATTAG
- the lepB gene encoding signal peptidase I encodes MGEQEEPRVPAADAEAPQESAATKRRWPAGVGFALNVLVALLVVSLVQGFVVKVFNVPSGSMEQTLGVGDRILVNRLAYGGADPEPGDVVVFAAAGDWEPAAAPKGPLRRAAEFFGDLTGIGPASHHYLVKRVVGTSGDTVECCDDAGSVLLEGEPLDEPYIHNDYPFEPGVQDCTSDVRSLRCFGPLEVPEGSLLVLGDHRSNSADSVIGCRGRDPGDGECLRAVDADTVVGRVVLKIWPLGRDGLD; translated from the coding sequence ATGGGAGAACAGGAAGAGCCTCGGGTGCCGGCCGCCGACGCAGAGGCGCCCCAGGAGTCAGCCGCAACGAAGCGCCGCTGGCCCGCCGGCGTGGGGTTCGCCCTGAACGTGCTCGTCGCACTGCTCGTCGTTTCCCTGGTACAGGGCTTCGTGGTCAAGGTCTTCAACGTCCCGAGCGGCTCCATGGAGCAGACGCTCGGCGTCGGGGATCGGATCCTCGTGAACCGTCTCGCCTACGGGGGAGCGGATCCGGAACCGGGCGACGTCGTCGTGTTCGCCGCCGCCGGCGACTGGGAACCGGCCGCCGCGCCGAAAGGGCCGCTGCGCCGGGCCGCCGAGTTTTTTGGCGATCTGACCGGCATCGGCCCCGCGAGCCACCACTACCTTGTCAAGCGCGTCGTCGGAACCTCAGGGGACACGGTCGAGTGCTGCGACGATGCCGGCAGCGTCCTGCTCGAGGGTGAACCGCTCGATGAGCCTTACATCCACAACGACTACCCGTTCGAGCCGGGTGTCCAGGATTGCACGAGTGACGTGCGCTCCCTGCGCTGTTTCGGCCCCCTCGAGGTGCCGGAGGGCTCCTTGCTCGTGCTCGGGGACCACCGCTCGAACTCTGCAGATTCCGTCATCGGCTGCCGCGGCCGCGATCCCGGCGATGGGGAATGCCTGCGTGCCGTCGACGCGGACACGGTTGTCGGCCGGGTTGTGCTGAAGATCTGGCCCTTGGGACGCGACGGGCTCGACTAG
- the sufU gene encoding Fe-S cluster assembly sulfur transfer protein SufU encodes MSGLEQLYQQIILDHAKRRVGDGLQEPATEGGRSGESHQHNPICGDQIRLRVELDGRRIATVSWEGNGCSISMASASVLTELAEGLEQDELLELIDVFRELMRSRGSIEADEEVLGDAAAFAGVAKFPARVKCAMLAWVAAENALLAAA; translated from the coding sequence ATGAGCGGCCTCGAGCAGCTGTACCAGCAGATCATCCTCGACCACGCCAAGCGCCGCGTCGGCGACGGGTTGCAGGAACCGGCGACGGAGGGCGGCCGGAGCGGAGAATCCCACCAGCACAACCCGATCTGCGGCGATCAGATCCGGCTGCGGGTCGAACTCGACGGCCGGCGCATCGCCACTGTCTCCTGGGAGGGTAACGGCTGCTCCATCTCGATGGCTTCCGCGTCCGTCCTCACCGAACTCGCCGAGGGCCTCGAACAGGATGAGCTGCTCGAGCTGATCGACGTCTTCCGCGAGCTGATGCGCTCGCGCGGCAGCATCGAGGCCGACGAAGAGGTGCTCGGCGATGCCGCGGCCTTCGCCGGGGTCGCGAAGTTCCCGGCCCGCGTGAAGTGCGCAATGCTCGCCTGGGTCGCGGCCGAGAACGCTCTGCTCGCGGCCGCGTAG
- a CDS encoding SufS family cysteine desulfurase, producing the protein MRADFPILATQVGGQPLVYLDSGATSQNPRCVMEAEQQFYEQFNAAVHRGAHTLAVEATDHFEAARAAVARFVGAAEDEIVWTSNATEALNLITYAFSNASIGRGGPDAERFRLGPGDEIVVTELEHHANLIPWQELAFRTGADLRYIPVDATGALRMDLAPEIITHRTRIVAFTHVSNVLGTITDVAALVALAREAGAFTVLDGCQSVPHLPVDVKALGVDFMAFSGHKMLGPTGIGALYGRRELLNAMPPFLTGGSMITTVTMERAEFLPAPNRFEAGTQRISQAVGLAAAVGYLEEVGMGRIAGWEEHLGARMAEGLAGIPGIRLLGPDGLARIGTATFDVEGVHPHDVGQFLDSRGVAVRVGHHCAQPLHRALGVTATTRASTYLYNTEQDVDAMLSAVADVRGFFGANA; encoded by the coding sequence CTGCGCGCCGACTTCCCCATCCTGGCCACGCAGGTCGGCGGACAGCCGCTGGTCTACCTTGATTCGGGTGCCACCAGCCAGAACCCGCGTTGCGTGATGGAAGCGGAACAGCAGTTCTACGAGCAGTTCAACGCGGCCGTGCACCGCGGAGCACACACGCTCGCCGTCGAGGCGACGGACCACTTCGAGGCGGCACGCGCCGCCGTCGCACGCTTCGTCGGCGCCGCCGAGGACGAGATCGTCTGGACCTCGAACGCCACCGAGGCGCTGAACCTGATCACCTACGCGTTCTCCAACGCGTCCATCGGGCGCGGAGGGCCGGACGCTGAGCGCTTCCGCCTCGGCCCCGGCGACGAGATCGTCGTGACCGAGCTCGAGCACCACGCGAACCTCATCCCCTGGCAGGAGCTCGCCTTCCGCACCGGCGCCGACCTCAGGTACATTCCGGTCGACGCCACGGGTGCCCTGCGCATGGATCTCGCGCCGGAGATCATCACCCACCGGACGCGCATTGTCGCATTCACCCACGTCTCCAACGTGCTCGGCACGATCACCGACGTCGCGGCGCTCGTCGCGCTGGCCCGCGAGGCCGGCGCGTTCACGGTCCTCGACGGATGCCAATCCGTGCCGCACCTGCCTGTGGACGTCAAGGCCCTGGGCGTCGACTTCATGGCCTTCTCCGGGCACAAGATGCTCGGTCCCACGGGCATCGGCGCGCTCTACGGGCGCCGCGAGCTGCTCAACGCGATGCCCCCGTTCCTGACGGGCGGGTCCATGATCACGACCGTCACGATGGAACGGGCAGAGTTCCTCCCGGCCCCCAACCGGTTCGAAGCCGGCACTCAGCGTATCTCGCAGGCCGTCGGCCTAGCCGCCGCCGTCGGCTACCTCGAGGAGGTCGGCATGGGCCGCATCGCCGGATGGGAGGAGCACCTCGGCGCGCGCATGGCCGAGGGGCTCGCCGGCATCCCCGGCATTCGCCTGCTCGGGCCCGACGGACTCGCGCGCATCGGCACCGCCACGTTCGACGTGGAGGGGGTGCACCCGCACGACGTCGGCCAATTCCTCGACTCCCGCGGCGTCGCCGTCCGCGTGGGTCACCACTGCGCCCAGCCGCTGCACCGGGCGCTCGGCGTGACGGCCACGACGCGTGCGAGCACCTACCTGTACAACACTGAGCAGGACGTCGACGCGATGCTGAGCGCCGTCGCCGACGTCCGTGGATTCTTCGGAGCGAACGCATGA